The Coffea arabica cultivar ET-39 chromosome 1e, Coffea Arabica ET-39 HiFi, whole genome shotgun sequence genome has a window encoding:
- the LOC113713433 gene encoding UDP-glycosyltransferase 74G1-like, which translates to MTMGSSKVHVLALPFPAQGHINPLLQFCKRLVAKGVKVTFVNTVFLSKSMHTDPKRSINFETISDGYDDGDYAAAESFEAYVEKFATVGSKTLADLIMKLEDDGKPVQAVIYDPHLTWALDVAKQFGLVTAAFFTQMCAVDSIYYHVYHGLLSVPLSDSPISLPGLPLLQPNETPSFIYLHGSYPAYRHLQVNQFSNVDQADWVILNIFDKLEEDAVNWMARLWRVKTVGPTVPSMYLDKRLEDDTGYGINLFKPDSSLCINWLDNQPKDSVVYVAFGSWIGIEAEQVEEIASALMEIGFRFLWVVRALEKEKLPSNFVDETSEKGLVVTWSPQLEVLAHESVACFVTHCGLNSVMEALSLGVPMVAAPQLTDQPTNAKFIEDVWGVGVRAAADEKGIVRRETLVSCIREIMEGEKGKQIKENGIKWKTLAKEAIDEGGSSDRNIDEFVAELISGAGQPDA; encoded by the exons ATGACGATGGGATCAAGCAAAGTTCATGTTCTAGCTCTGCCATTTCCTGCCCAAGGCCACATAAACCCCTTGCTCCAATTCTGTAAGCGTTTGGTGGCAAAGGGTGTCAAAGTCACCTTTGTCAACACCGTCTTCCTGTCCAAGTCTATGCACACCGATCCTAAGAGGTCAATTAACTTTGAAACCATTTCAGATGGCTACGACGACGGTGACTATGCAGCAGCTGAAAGCTTCGAGGCCTACGTGGAAAAATTTGCCACCGTCGGCTCGAAAACCTTGGCTGATCTTATCATGAAACTAGAAGACGACGGCAAACCAGTTCAAGCCGTGATTTATGATCCACACTTGACATGGGCTCTTGATGTAGCTAAGCAGTTTGGACTTGTTACGGCTGCTTTTTTCACTCAAATGTGTGCTGTAGACAGCATCTACTACCATGTTTACCATGGACTTTTATCGGTTCCTCTTTCTGACTCCCCCATTTCACTCCCTGGATTGCCGCTGCTTCAACCAAACGAAACTCCGTCGTTTATCTACCTTCACGGTTCCTATCCGGCTTATCGTCACCTACAAGTTAATCAGTTCTCTAACGTTGACCAAGCAGACTGGGTCATCCTCAACATATTTGACAAATTGGAGGAAGAT GCGGTGAATTGGATGGCGAGACTTTGGCGAGTGAAGACAGTGGGTCCAACAGTTCCATCCATGTACTTGGATAAACGCCTTGAGGATGATACAGGTTATGGGATCAATCTCTTCAAGCCAGACTCCAGCTTGTGCATCAACTGGCTAGACAATCAACCGAAGGACTCGGTTGTCTATGTGGCATTCGGTAGCTGGATAGGGATCGAAGCAGAACAAGTCGAGGAAATAGCTTCCGCTTTGATGGAGATCGGATTCAGATTCTTATGGGTGGTGAGGGCGCTTGAGAAGGAAAAGCTACCAAGCAACTTCGTTGATGAGACATCGGAGAAAGGGTTGGTGGTGACATGGAGTCCACAGCTTGAGGTATTAGCACATGAATCGGTTGCATGTTTCGTTACCCATTGTGGGCTCAATTCGGTGATGGAGGCATTGAGTTTAGGCGTGCCGATGGTGGCGGCGCCGCAGTTAACGGACCAGCCCACCAATGCTAAGTTTATTGAGGACGTTTGGGGGGTTGGTGTGAGGGCTGCAGCGGATGAGAAAGGCATTGTGAGAAGGGAAACGTTAGTTTCCTGTATAAGAGAGATTATGGAGGGAGAAAAGGGAAAGCAGATCAAAGAGAACGGCATTAAATGGAAGACTTTAGCTAAGGAAGCTATTGATGAGGGTGGGAGTTCTGATAGGAATATTGATGAATTTGTAGCCGAATTAATTAGCGGTGCCGGACAACCAGACGCTTGA
- the LOC113713417 gene encoding serine/threonine-protein kinase MHK isoform X1, which produces MERYKSLEELGDGTCGSVYKAINTETSEIVAVKKMKRKFYDWEECMNLREVKSLRKLNHPNIIKLREIVRENNELFFIFEYMEHNLYQIMREKQRLFSEEEIRGLMSQVLQGLSYMHRNGYFHRDLKPENLLVTRDIIKIADFGLAREVSSLPPFTEYVSTRWYRAPEVLLQSSSYTPAIDMWAVGAILAELFTFCPIFPGESELDQLYKICCVLGRPDWSIFPEARNISRLVDISYFEIMPANLSDIVPNASMEAIDLIKQLFSWDPAKRPSADQCLQHPFFHVGSWIPRPPPDPLQLTLSNFGSTPNLELNLWDFGSKRDDCFLGLSLALNPTTSNIEMVHKNQRKKEDMLFCSGFQGDSQQSVFWSLLPPDDHGISDPVESSLSLSFSTISSSPNGVPQSAGFAIASLQSNILDHPLLALSSPFQHGRCL; this is translated from the exons ATGGAAAG ATATAAAAGTTTGGAAGAGCTTGGAGATGGAACTTGTGGAAGTGTATATAAGGCCATTAACACAGAAACATCTGAAATT gttgcagtcaagaaaatgaaacgGAAGTTCTATGACTGGGAAGAGTGCATGAATTTGCGAGAAGTTAAG tcaCTCCGCAAGTTGAATCATCCCAATATTATAAAGTTGAGGGAAATTGTACGCGAAAATAATGagctgttttttatttttgaatacATG GAACATAATTTATATCAAATAATGAGAGAAAAACAAAGGCTTTTTTCTGAGGAAGAGATTCGAGGTTTGATGTCTCAGGTGCTTCAAGGACTTAGTTACATGCATAGAAATGGATATTTTCATCGTGATTTAAAACCTG aaaatttgctGGTGACAAGAGATATCATCAAAATCGCTGACTTTGGACTTGCTAGGGAAGTGTCATCACTGCCTCCGTTTACAGAATATGTCTCTACTCGCTG GTACCGTGCACCAGAGGTTTTGTTGCAATCCTCATCCTACACTCCTGCCATTG ATATGTGGGCAGTTGGAGCAATACTTGCTGAACTTTTTACTTTCTGCCCAATCTTCCCCGGTGAAAG TGAATTGGATCAGCTGTACAAGATATGCTGTGTTCTTGGTAGACCTGATTGGAGCATTTTTCCAGAAGCAAGAAACATTTCTCGTTTGGTTGACATTAGTTATTTTGAA atTATGCCAGCTAATCTTTCTGACATTGTCCCCAATGCAAGCATGGAAGCTATTGATTTAATCAAG CAACTTTTTTCATGGGACCCAGCAAAGAGGCCCAGTGCAGATCAGTGTTTACAACACCCATTTTTCCAT GTTGGTTCCTGGATTCCTCGTCCACCTCCAGACCCACTCCAACTAACCCTCAGCAACTTTG GATCAACACCAAATCTTGAGTTGAACCTCTGGGACTTTGGCTCTAAAAGGGATGATTGTTTTCTTGGATTAAGTTTGGCACTTAATCCCACTACTTCTAACATTG AAATGGTCCATAAAAATCAACGTAAGAAAGAG GATATGTTGTTCTGTTCTGGTTTTCAAGGGGACTCACAACAATCAG TTTTTTGGTCACTGCTTCCTCCGGATGATCATGGAATCTCTGATCCTGTGGAGTCTTCCTTATCATTATCATTCAG CACAATTTCAAGTTCACCGAATGGAGTTCCACAGTCAGCTGGATTTGCCATTGCCTCCTTGCAGTCTAACATCCTAGACCATCCGTTGCTTGCTCTGTCCTCTCCCTTCCAGCACGGACGCTGTCTTTGA
- the LOC113713417 gene encoding serine/threonine-protein kinase MHK isoform X2 gives MERYKSLEELGDGTCGSVYKAINTETSEIVAVKKMKRKFYDWEECMNLREVKSLRKLNHPNIIKLREIVRENNELFFIFEYMEHNLYQIMREKQRLFSEEEIRGLMSQVLQGLSYMHRNGYFHRDLKPENLLVTRDIIKIADFGLAREVSSLPPFTEYVSTRWYRAPEVLLQSSSYTPAIDMWAVGAILAELFTFCPIFPGESELDQLYKICCVLGRPDWSIFPEARNISRLVDISYFEIMPANLSDIVPNASMEAIDLIKQLFSWDPAKRPSADQCLQHPFFHVGSWIPRPPPDPLQLTLSNFGSTPNLELNLWDFGSKRDDCFLGLSLALNPTTSNIGYVVLFWFSRGLTTISFLVTASSG, from the exons ATGGAAAG ATATAAAAGTTTGGAAGAGCTTGGAGATGGAACTTGTGGAAGTGTATATAAGGCCATTAACACAGAAACATCTGAAATT gttgcagtcaagaaaatgaaacgGAAGTTCTATGACTGGGAAGAGTGCATGAATTTGCGAGAAGTTAAG tcaCTCCGCAAGTTGAATCATCCCAATATTATAAAGTTGAGGGAAATTGTACGCGAAAATAATGagctgttttttatttttgaatacATG GAACATAATTTATATCAAATAATGAGAGAAAAACAAAGGCTTTTTTCTGAGGAAGAGATTCGAGGTTTGATGTCTCAGGTGCTTCAAGGACTTAGTTACATGCATAGAAATGGATATTTTCATCGTGATTTAAAACCTG aaaatttgctGGTGACAAGAGATATCATCAAAATCGCTGACTTTGGACTTGCTAGGGAAGTGTCATCACTGCCTCCGTTTACAGAATATGTCTCTACTCGCTG GTACCGTGCACCAGAGGTTTTGTTGCAATCCTCATCCTACACTCCTGCCATTG ATATGTGGGCAGTTGGAGCAATACTTGCTGAACTTTTTACTTTCTGCCCAATCTTCCCCGGTGAAAG TGAATTGGATCAGCTGTACAAGATATGCTGTGTTCTTGGTAGACCTGATTGGAGCATTTTTCCAGAAGCAAGAAACATTTCTCGTTTGGTTGACATTAGTTATTTTGAA atTATGCCAGCTAATCTTTCTGACATTGTCCCCAATGCAAGCATGGAAGCTATTGATTTAATCAAG CAACTTTTTTCATGGGACCCAGCAAAGAGGCCCAGTGCAGATCAGTGTTTACAACACCCATTTTTCCAT GTTGGTTCCTGGATTCCTCGTCCACCTCCAGACCCACTCCAACTAACCCTCAGCAACTTTG GATCAACACCAAATCTTGAGTTGAACCTCTGGGACTTTGGCTCTAAAAGGGATGATTGTTTTCTTGGATTAAGTTTGGCACTTAATCCCACTACTTCTAACATTG GATATGTTGTTCTGTTCTGGTTTTCAAGGGGACTCACAACAATCAG TTTTTTGGTCACTGCTTCCTCCGGATGA
- the LOC113713443 gene encoding anthocyanidin-3-O-glucoside rhamnosyltransferase-like — MEFNGGLRLHVVMFPFFAFGHISPFVQLSKKLSLHGVKISFFSALGNVSRIQSMLRSDSAPTTTQVIPLTLPPVEGLPPGLESTADLSPAQSELLKLALDLMQPQISSLLSQLKPHFVLFDFAQEWLPPLASQLGIKTVFYSVFVALSTSYLTVPARLPEAEPTRPPAIEDLRKPPPGFPETSIKSVKTFEARDFLYMFKSFHGGASVYDRVLRGLNGCDVILAKTCREMEGPYVDHVTQQFKKPVLLVGPVVPEPRSEPLEGRWASWLGQFEPKSAIYCSFGSETFLSDEQVKELLLGLDLTGLPFFVVLNFPADADISADLKRALPEGFLEKVKHKAVIHAGWVQQQQILAHQSVGCYVFHAGFSSVVEAIVNDCQLVMLPVRGDQLLNAKLVSGDLKAGVEVNRRDEDGYFGKDDIKDAVGRVMVDIDKEPAKSIRGNHKKWKEFLQNSEIQTKFVSDLVKEMEAVAGLRTV; from the coding sequence ATGGAATTTAATGGCGGACTCCGTCTCCATGTGGTAATGTTCCCATTTTTTGCATTCGGTCACATTAGCCCATTTGTTCAGCTGTCGAAGAAGCTATCCTTGCATGGCGTCAAGATCTCTTTCTTCTCTGCACTCGGCAATGTCAGCCGCATCCAATCCATGCTCCGCTCAGATTCAGCACCCACAACAACCCAAGTCATCCCTCTCACTCTCCCACCCGTCGAGGGTCTTCCCCCCGGCCTGGAGAGCACCGCCGATCTCTCACCTGCTCAGTCCGAGCTCCTCAAGCTAGCACTCGACCTCATGCAGCCTCAGATCAGCTCCCTCTTGTCCCAACTCAAACCCCATTTCGTACTCTTCGATTTCGCCCAGGAATGGCTCCCGCCTCTTGCTTCTCAGTTAGGCATCAAAACCGTCTTCTACTCCGTATTCGTCGCTCTTTCTACCTCTTATCTCACCGTCCCCGCCAGACTCCCTGAAGCAGAACCCACAAGACCTCCTGCGATTGAAGACTTGAGGAAACCGCCGCCTGGGTTCCCCGAAACCTCCATCAAGTCCGTGAAAACCTTCGAGGCCCGGGATTTCCTGTACATGTTCAAGAGCTTCCACGGTGGGGCCAGCGTGTACGACAGGGTGCTCAGAGGCCTCAACGGCTGTGACGTCATCCTCGCCAAAACATGCAGAGAGATGGAGGGCCCCTACGTTGACCACGTGACGCAACAATTCAAGAAGCCCGTGCTGCTAGTTGGGCCGGTCGTTCCGGAGCCCAGGTCAGAGCCTCTCGAAGGGAGATGGGCTTCATGGCTGGGTCAATTCGAACCCAAGTCCGCCATATACTGTTCATTCGGGAGCGAAACATTTCTGAGTGACGAACAGGTCAAAGAGCTACTGCTGGGGTTGGACCTCACGGGACTTCCATTTTTCGTGGTCTTGAATTTCCCTGCGGACGCCGACATCTCTGCGGACTTGAAGAGGGCGCTACCGGAGGGGTTCTTGGAGAAGGTGAAGCACAAGGCCGTAATTCACGCCGGGTGGGTGCAACAACAGCAGATCCTGGCCCACCAGAGCGTGGGCTGCTACGTTTTCCATGCGGGGTTCAGCTCAGTTGTGGAGGCAATTGTGAACGATTGCCAGCTGGTGATGCTGCCCGTAAGAGGAGATCAGCTGCTGAATGCCAAGCTAGTGAGTGGTGATTTGAAGGCTGGGGTGGAGGTGAATAGGAGGGATGAAGATGGGTATTTCGGGAAAGATGACATAAAGGATGCTGTGGGAAGAGTGATGGTTGACATTGACAAGGAGCCGGCCAAGTCCATCAGGGGTAATCACAAGAAGTGGAAGGAGTTTTTGCAAAACAGTGAAATTCAGACGAAATTTGTCTCTGACTTGGTGAAAGAGATGGAGGCCGTGGCCGGGCTTCGTACAGTTTAA